A window of the Hordeum vulgare subsp. vulgare chromosome 5H, MorexV3_pseudomolecules_assembly, whole genome shotgun sequence genome harbors these coding sequences:
- the LOC123396982 gene encoding uncharacterized protein LOC123396982 — translation MGSFKGHVLPGTLFLAVGAWHVWAAVARFAMDPAGFRLRVWNPVGAGGGALRHLELYVVAGGAFLDMCVEVLYSTHLRIFAPGGGVNPAHLNDLEHGGMLLMFFLFGALALLSQNTRRAQ, via the exons ATGGGGTCGTTCAAGGGGCACGTGCTGCCGGGGACGCTGTTCCTGGCGGTGGGCGCCTGGCACGTGTGGGCGGCGGTGGCGCGCTTTGCCATGGACCCGGCCGGGTTCCGCCTCCGCGTGTGGAACCCCGTGGGCGCGGGCGGCGGGGCGCTGCGACACCTGGAGCTCTACGTCGTCGCCGGGGGCGCCTTCCTGGACATGTGCGTGGAGGTGCTCTACTCCACCCACCTCCGCATATTCGCGCCCGGCGGCGGGGTCAACCCGGCCCACCTCAACGACCTGGAGCACGGCGGCATGctgctcatgttcttcctcttcGGCGCCCTCGCCCTCCTCTCCCAAAACACCAG GAGGGCCCagtga
- the LOC123399819 gene encoding mitochondrial import inner membrane translocase subunit TIM8-like gives MFLEPRPKHAPSRPPLAFGFPSPSRPSSWRTCPRRGRGRVVARAHARSRCRGQEKEKMMLSEVIGKVTSECWDKCIAGAPGSKLSSGETSCLSNCAQRFLDMSEIVGKRFGAH, from the exons ATGTTTCTCGAGCCCCGCCCGAAGCACGCGCCATCTCGGCCGCCTCTGGCCTTCGGATTTCCGAGCCCCTCGCGGCCTAGTTCGTGGCGCACCTGTCCTAGGCGTGGCCGTGGGCGGGTGGTCGCCCGTGCTCATGCTCGTTCCAGGTGTCGCGGG caagagaaggagaagatgatgctGAGCGAGGTGATCGGCAAGGTGACGAGCGAGTGCTGGGACAAGTGCATCGCAGGCGCTCCCGGGAGCAAGCTGAGCTCCGGCGAGACCAGCTGCCTGAGCAACTGCGCGCAGAGGTTCCTCGACATGAGCGAGATCGTCGGCAAACGTTTCGGCGCGCACTAG
- the LOC123399817 gene encoding uncharacterized protein At2g33490-like isoform X2 — protein MPPDKVLLLLGKSQFELRKLVDSYRVHVLTTITTPSQSLLNELQTVEEMKRQCDEKRELFEVLLNAQKEKGRSKNSKGDPVASEQLKQAQEDYQEEATLFLFRLKSLKQGQFRSLFTQAARHHAAQLNLFKKGVKSLEAVEPHVRLAAEQQHIDHQFSALEDEDYSVEDENDDDYNDSHDGELSFDYGESKETAEAGHASHSPTEEFFDRNKGDYSSFPGERQRPVSQSAPLFPEKKLETAERVKELRRSATRKLHTYVLPTPNDVQATSQTIAGNPTSGSPIESKSVFHSSPLNPSTHMGALRDNKLPSPARLSNAQSVLKESNTNTAEIRTMLPAVDPALPGYNNLKASSDNKKVKRGSFSGPIPLRSRSTENIDAAAARHSSAHQPTIHVRVSPSSSPPPISSPRIKELHELPRPPTGASRNTAFSSLVAHSAPLVPNSAPLASRGHSGQDHFNFRARQTPPSAPQTASPLPTPPGPISRSFSIPSRGIRTGISDGKETEDHQDKGAARMSLSSLPSAQTFLEDRQPLPAAAESVSRT, from the exons ATGCCCCCAGATAAGGTTTTGCTGTTGCTCGGGAAATCGCAGTTTGAACTTCGGAAACTTGTAGATAGTTAT CGTGTTCATGTTCTTACTACCATTACCACTCCATCACAGTCCCTACTTAATGAGCTTCAAACTGTAGAG GAAATGAAGCGCCAGTGTGATGAAAAAAG AGAATTGTTCGAAGTCTTGCTAAATGCACAGAAGGAAAAGGGGAGATCTAAGAATTCCAAAGGTGATCCTGTTGCGTCAGAGCAGTTGAAACAAGCTCAGGAAGATTATCAAGAGGAAGCGACTCTTTTTCTTTTTCGGTTGAAGTCATTGAAGCAAGGACAGTTTCGAAGTCTTTTCACGCAAGCTGCTCGGCACCATGCCGCTCAG TTAAATTTATTCAAAAAAGGTGTCAAGTCTCTCGAGGCTGTAGAGCCACATGTTAGGCTTGCTGCTGAGCAACAACACATCGATCATCAGTTCAGTGCACTTGAAGATGAGGATTACTCTGTTGAAGATGAAAATGATGACGATTACAATGACAGTCATGATGGAGAACTTTCTTTTGATTATGGAGAAAGTAAGGAAACTGCAGAAGCTGGTCATGCTTCCCATAGTCCTACAGAG GAATTTTTTGATAGAAACAAAGGAGATTATTCCTCTTTTCCTGGTGAAAGACAAAGACCTGTAAGCCAGTCAGCTCCACTTTTTCCTGAGAAGAAGCTTGAAACAGCAGAAAGAGTAAAAGAGTTGCGGCGTTCTGCAACGAGGAAGTTACATACTTACGTTTTGCCTACTCcaaatgatgttcaagccacctcTCAGACAATCGCAGGAAATCCTACAAGTGGTTCTCCTATTGAGAGCAAAAGTGTATTCCATTCATCTCCGCTCAACCCAAGTACACATATGGGAGCTTTAAGAGACAATAAGCTACCAAGTCCCGCCAGATTATCTAATGCACAGTCTGTGCTGAAAGAAAGCAATACCAATACAGCAGAAATAAGGACAATGCTCCCAGCTGTTGATCCGGCTTTACCAGGCTATAACAATTTGAAGGCTTCTTCTGACAACAAAAAAGTGAAGAGGGGGTCCTTTTCTGGTCCGATTCCTCTCCGATCAAGGTCAACAGAGAATATTGATGCCGCCGCCGCAAGGCACAGCTCTGCACATCAGCCAACAATTCATGTGAGAGTGTCACCCAGTTCCTCCCCGCCACCCATATCCTCACCCAGAATTAAGGAGCTTCACGAGCTGCCGCGGCCGCCCACTGGTGCATCAAGAAATACAGCATTTTCTAGTTTAGTCGCTCACTCCGCGCCGTTGGTACCAAATTCTGCCCCGTTGGCATCCAGAGGCCACTCAGGGCAGGACCATTTTAATTTTAGGGCCAGGCAAACACCACCAAGTGCTCCACAAACTGCATCGCCTCTACCAACACCGCCTGGTCCTATATCCCGCAGTTTTTCTATACCCTCTAGGGGCATTAGAACAGGTATTTCAGATGGCAAAGAAACAGAAGATCATCAAGATAAAGGGGCCGCTAGAATGAGCCTCTCTTCTCTTCCTTCAGCGCAAACATTCTTGGAGGATCGTCAACCTTTGCCAGCAGCTGCCGAGTCAGTTAGCAGAACATAG